The following coding sequences lie in one Cyanobacterium sp. Dongsha4 genomic window:
- a CDS encoding CHAT domain-containing protein produces the protein MYKHRHCYWIIFSGRLWLNSLAIAGLTALLTSNQIDAQVIPDRTLGKENSIVTPNLTINGIPSERIDGGAIRNTNLFHSFQEFNIGNGRGVYFNNPAGIENIFTRITGQNVSKILGTLGVLGNGNLFLLNPNGIIFGPNATLDLKGSFIGSTADSVVFGNGVKFSATNPENIPLLTIGIPIGLEFRANSGEISVQGEGSNLFLDFSNGSIVPDQRNAGLEVSTGKTLGLLGSKINITGGNLTADSGTIELWSVIDGNLRLTFNGQSLRVNSNGVSQYGDIELINNASVYLSGASSGGINVNSQNLTLKDGSSFVTLTTGQTKGEDLNFKIADSVLLTGSSPNQLPSGFYTQTFGAGSAGNLTLETGSLTLGGALISASTFGKGNAGQLRILARDSINLIDDGFDITFILADSESSGNGGNVFIGTKNLTLVNGAQISVSAFGSGNSGKLDVEASDTIQIIGEGQAFPSGLFAQASRTGNGGDLTVKTGRLLIQDGGLISVGTQGSGKGGQLTIDASESVELTGTRIIGAGSRLISGTVGTGNSGNIIVNTRDLRILNGAEISVSSVFGTFVGQGTPGNLQINANSIFLNNQGQITAESGSGEGGNISLQAKERIELRNNSQISATAGTEGGGGNGGNIFIDSPFIIAPPNGDSDITANAFEGQGGNIIVNSQGIFGIKFRENQTPKSDITASSQFGRSGNVEISTPNVNPSQGLVELVKNPVNPADLVKVNACSKGQESEFIITGRGGLPPNPASILSGDLLLPDFGIANNSLAQQTKVTSVASKTPAQGWRMVGENEMVLTGNTPSNDLIEKGVSYYENGQFQEAITKWQEALKELEEDSLTQSIIFNNIAIALTQLGEWEKAEETVKTSKEILNNISNNSSLKQSIQAQFFNNLAIIELARGDGLEALKYWQFATQIYEQIGDQKGVIRSLINQSLALKYLGLNLQAKELLQEINKNLEQISDPLLKVAGGKNYGDVLRLLGDFSQSEKVLEKSLVIAQHLSFAEIAQENLLPNYVNQIQLSLGNTYFAQNNTTKALEYYQETDTNSPFLNLDIQSQLNKLKLLIQRRRLFSLKNLLPEIYNQINNLPPSNTSIYAQINFVNSLDNLAKITSEYQDFDKILILENALKQARQIGDKRAEAYVLTYLGEQYEQQKQWTQAENITKSALIIIGQIQGDDIAYLAQWQLARILKAKGDKQGAITAYNLAFDTLKDLRNDLVTVNQEVQFSFRESVEPIYRELVALLLEGDISQNNLIQAREIMESLQLAELDNFFQDTCSTTKPVQIDQIDPTTAVIYPIILRDRLDVIVSLPSQPLIHYSTPLNQDKVRQIATNLQKALYVDPIQTGRITNSYQEDAQILYQSLIQPIETKLQSNQIKNITFVLDGILRNIPMAILYDGEKFLLEKYSIALTPGLQLLDPQPFKRTQLRALTAGLTEARQNFTALPNVKIELTEIENEINSKILLNQEFTKNNLETLIQNNNFPILHFATHGQFSSNIEDTFILTWDESINTKELDRILSQDFASNSSPLELLVLSACQTATGDERAALGLAGIAVRAGARSTLATLWLVDDRATTQLMVRFYQELARTEVTKAEALRQAQLSLLKDGKHEHPFFWAPFVLVGNWL, from the coding sequence GTGAGCGCATAGACGGCGGTGCTATTAGGAATACAAACCTATTTCATAGTTTTCAAGAATTTAATATTGGCAACGGTAGAGGGGTTTACTTTAACAATCCTGCTGGTATAGAAAATATTTTTACCAGAATCACAGGGCAAAATGTATCAAAAATACTAGGAACTTTGGGAGTATTAGGTAACGGTAATCTTTTTCTGCTCAATCCTAACGGTATTATATTTGGTCCTAATGCCACACTGGACTTAAAAGGTTCATTTATCGGTAGCACTGCTGATAGTGTTGTTTTTGGAAATGGGGTGAAATTTAGTGCCACAAATCCTGAAAATATACCCTTACTCACCATTGGCATTCCCATTGGATTGGAATTTCGTGCCAACTCTGGAGAAATTTCTGTTCAAGGAGAAGGAAGTAACTTGTTTTTAGATTTTTCCAACGGTTCTATAGTACCAGATCAACGAAATGCAGGACTTGAAGTATCCACAGGCAAAACCCTTGGCTTATTAGGCTCAAAAATAAATATTACGGGAGGTAACTTAACCGCAGACTCAGGTACGATCGAACTTTGGTCAGTAATTGACGGTAATTTAAGACTTACTTTTAATGGTCAATCCCTAAGAGTTAATAGTAATGGTGTTTCTCAATATGGAGACATTGAGCTGATAAATAACGCCTCTGTTTACCTAAGCGGAGCAAGTTCAGGGGGGATTAATGTCAATAGTCAAAATTTAACATTAAAAGATGGTTCTTCTTTTGTCACTCTAACTACTGGACAAACAAAAGGGGAAGATTTGAATTTTAAGATTGCTGATTCTGTTTTATTAACTGGCTCATCTCCAAATCAATTACCCAGTGGCTTCTATACCCAAACTTTTGGTGCTGGTAGTGCAGGAAATTTAACCCTTGAAACGGGAAGCCTAACCCTCGGAGGTGCTTTAATTTCTGCAAGTACTTTTGGCAAGGGGAATGCGGGACAATTACGGATATTAGCCAGAGATTCGATTAACTTAATTGATGATGGTTTTGATATTACTTTTATCCTCGCTGACTCCGAATCATCAGGTAACGGTGGCAACGTTTTCATTGGAACAAAAAACTTAACCCTAGTAAATGGAGCTCAAATATCAGTAAGTGCTTTTGGTAGTGGCAACAGTGGAAAACTAGATGTTGAAGCCTCAGACACCATTCAAATTATCGGAGAAGGACAAGCATTTCCTTCTGGATTATTTGCCCAAGCCAGTCGTACAGGTAATGGAGGAGATTTAACCGTTAAAACAGGGCGTTTACTCATTCAAGATGGGGGTTTAATTTCCGTTGGCACTCAAGGCAGTGGTAAGGGCGGACAATTAACCATTGATGCTTCTGAGTCTGTGGAATTAACTGGGACAAGAATTATTGGTGCTGGTTCTCGTTTAATTTCTGGTACGGTGGGGACTGGAAATAGCGGAAATATTATTGTTAACACCAGAGATTTAAGAATTTTAAATGGTGCGGAAATTTCTGTCAGTAGCGTTTTTGGTACATTTGTAGGGCAAGGAACACCGGGAAACTTACAAATCAATGCTAATTCTATTTTTCTCAACAATCAGGGACAAATTACCGCAGAAAGTGGTTCAGGAGAAGGAGGTAATATTAGCTTACAAGCGAAAGAAAGAATAGAATTGCGTAACAATAGTCAGATTTCTGCCACCGCAGGTACAGAAGGAGGAGGGGGAAACGGGGGAAACATTTTTATCGATTCTCCTTTTATTATTGCTCCTCCCAATGGAGATAGTGATATTACCGCTAATGCTTTTGAGGGGCAAGGGGGAAATATTATTGTTAATAGTCAGGGGATTTTTGGCATTAAATTTAGAGAAAATCAAACTCCCAAAAGTGACATTACTGCTAGTTCTCAATTTGGACGCTCTGGAAATGTGGAAATCAGTACTCCTAATGTTAATCCTAGTCAGGGTTTAGTGGAATTAGTAAAAAATCCTGTCAATCCTGCTGATTTAGTCAAAGTGAATGCTTGTAGTAAAGGGCAAGAAAGCGAATTTATCATTACGGGGCGTGGTGGTTTGCCTCCTAATCCTGCATCAATTTTAAGCGGTGATTTACTATTGCCAGACTTTGGTATAGCAAATAATTCTCTAGCTCAACAAACTAAAGTTACTTCTGTTGCTTCTAAAACACCCGCTCAAGGATGGCGAATGGTGGGAGAAAATGAGATGGTTTTAACTGGCAATACTCCCAGTAATGATTTAATTGAAAAAGGAGTCAGCTATTATGAAAATGGTCAGTTTCAAGAAGCTATTACAAAGTGGCAAGAAGCCTTAAAAGAATTGGAGGAAGATAGTTTAACTCAGTCTATTATTTTCAATAATATTGCGATCGCACTTACACAATTAGGAGAATGGGAAAAAGCAGAGGAAACAGTTAAAACCAGTAAAGAAATTCTAAATAATATATCTAATAACAGTTCATTAAAACAGTCTATACAGGCTCAATTTTTTAATAATCTAGCCATCATAGAATTAGCCAGAGGTGACGGATTAGAAGCCCTAAAATACTGGCAATTTGCCACTCAAATTTATGAGCAAATAGGAGATCAAAAAGGAGTTATTCGTAGTTTAATTAATCAAAGTTTAGCCTTAAAATATCTAGGTTTAAATCTCCAAGCCAAAGAGTTATTACAAGAAATTAATAAAAATCTGGAACAAATTTCAGATCCTTTGTTAAAGGTTGCTGGAGGAAAAAATTATGGAGATGTTTTGCGTTTACTGGGCGATTTTTCTCAGTCAGAAAAGGTGTTAGAAAAAAGTCTTGTGATCGCGCAGCACCTCAGCTTTGCTGAGATCGCACAAGAAAACTTATTACCTAATTATGTCAATCAAATTCAACTAAGTTTAGGAAATACTTATTTTGCCCAAAATAACACCACTAAAGCCCTTGAATATTATCAAGAAACAGATACTAATAGTCCTTTTTTAAATTTAGATATTCAAAGTCAACTCAATAAATTAAAACTTTTAATACAACGGAGAAGATTATTTTCTTTGAAAAACTTACTCCCAGAAATCTATAATCAAATTAATAATTTACCTCCTAGTAATACCAGTATTTATGCACAAATTAACTTTGTTAATAGCCTTGATAATCTAGCTAAAATAACTTCTGAATATCAAGATTTTGATAAAATTTTAATCTTAGAAAATGCGTTAAAACAAGCCCGACAAATAGGAGATAAAAGAGCAGAAGCCTATGTTTTAACTTACCTTGGGGAGCAATATGAACAGCAAAAACAATGGACACAAGCAGAAAATATAACCAAATCTGCACTTATTATTATTGGACAAATTCAAGGAGATGATATAGCCTATTTAGCTCAATGGCAATTAGCAAGAATACTCAAAGCCAAAGGAGATAAACAAGGAGCAATAACTGCTTATAATCTAGCTTTTGATACTCTAAAAGATTTGCGCAATGATTTAGTAACCGTTAATCAAGAAGTACAATTTTCTTTTAGGGAAAGTGTTGAACCTATTTACAGAGAGTTAGTCGCTTTATTATTAGAGGGGGATATTTCCCAAAACAATTTAATTCAAGCTAGAGAGATTATGGAGTCTTTACAATTAGCTGAATTGGATAATTTCTTTCAAGACACCTGCTCTACTACAAAACCCGTCCAAATTGATCAAATTGATCCTACCACTGCGGTTATTTATCCTATCATACTGCGCGATCGCCTCGATGTCATTGTGTCCTTACCCTCACAACCTTTGATTCATTACTCAACCCCTTTAAATCAAGATAAAGTAAGACAAATAGCCACCAATTTACAAAAAGCCTTATATGTAGATCCTATTCAAACTGGTCGTATTACAAATAGCTATCAAGAAGATGCTCAAATCTTATATCAATCCTTAATTCAACCCATAGAAACCAAACTGCAATCTAATCAAATTAAAAATATTACTTTTGTCTTAGATGGTATATTAAGAAATATTCCCATGGCAATCCTCTACGATGGGGAAAAATTCTTGCTTGAAAAATATTCGATCGCACTTACTCCTGGATTACAACTTTTAGATCCTCAACCCTTTAAACGAACCCAATTAAGAGCTTTAACCGCAGGTTTAACCGAAGCTCGTCAAAATTTTACAGCCCTTCCCAACGTCAAAATAGAATTGACAGAAATCGAAAATGAAATAAACTCCAAAATTCTCCTCAATCAAGAATTTACCAAGAATAATTTAGAAACACTAATTCAAAATAATAATTTCCCCATCCTTCATTTTGCAACTCATGGTCAATTTAGCTCTAATATCGAAGACACATTTATCCTAACTTGGGATGAATCCATAAATACAAAAGAATTAGATCGTATTTTAAGTCAAGACTTTGCTTCTAACTCATCACCCTTAGAATTATTAGTTTTAAGTGCCTGTCAAACCGCTACAGGAGACGAAAGAGCGGCATTAGGTTTAGCCGGAATTGCCGTTAGGGCAGGGGCTAGAAGCACTCTGGCAACCTTATGGCTAGTGGATGATAGAGCAACTACTCAACTGATGGTTAGATTTTATCAGGAGTTAGCTCGAACAGAGGTAACAAAAGCAGAAGCCTTACGCCAAGCACAATTATCTTTATTAAAAGACGGTAAACATGAACATCCCTTCTTTTGGGCTCCATTTGTTTTAGTGGGTAATTGGCTGTAA